The DNA window GCGGTGGACGGTGTACGTGAGAGATCCCGAGGGGAATCGGGTGGCGCTCAGTCACCATCCGGAGGACTAGGGACAGGGGGTGTGCTTGCGGAGTGGGAGGGGCGCGGCTACAAGCCGGGCATGCGTCTGGGCGAACAGCTCCTGAAGGATGGACTCGTCACCGCAGCGGCGCTCGAAGAGGCGCTCGAGGCGCAGGTGGTGCACGGAGGCCGGCTCGGGACGAACCTGGTGGAGCTGGGGCTCGTGTCCGAGGTGGATCTGGCTCGGACGCTGGGCACGTTGCTCAACTGTGCGTTCGCCTCAGGCGAGATGGTGCCGGACGCGAAGGCCCTGGAGCTGGTGCCCGCGAATCAGGCGGATGACAAGGAGTTGCTGCCCATGCGGGTGGATGCGACGCGCTTGAGCGTCGCGGTGGTGAACCCGCATGACTTCACGACGCTGGATGCGATTGCGTTCAAGACGGGCAAGCGCGTGGTGCCCGTGGTCATCCCCGAGTTCCGGATGAACCAACTGCTGCGGCGCTACGCGAAGGCGTTTCGTCCGCTGCGCGCCATCGACATGAACGCGGTGCGGCCGCGTCCGAAGCCGGGCTCGCGAGAAGAAGCGGACCTGGTGAAGTCGCGGGAGAAGCCTCCCGACTTGATGAGCGAGGAGGAGTTCCAGTCGCTCTACGCGCAGGCCCTGAGTGGCGGCGCGGACGACGAAGTCGAGCTGGGGGCGGAGGAGATCATCACGGGAATCGAGGTCTCGGACGCTCCCCCCGCGGTGCACGGGCAGTTCGCTTCGGTGCGTGCCCAGCCGCAGGCCATGCAGGGGCAGCCGTCCGCCGGAGCGGGTCGGGCCGCTCCCGCGCAGCATCCCGGGGCTCCGTTCGCTGGGCATGCGGGCGCGACCGTTGTGCCGTCGAGGCCTCCATCTCCCGCGGTTCACGCGCCGCCTGTTCCTTCGCCGTCGCACGGGGTGCACGCGCAGGCGTCGGGCCCCTCGCCGGTGGGGCCTGCGCGAGGTGGGCAGCCGCCGTCGCACGCGGCTCCCGCTCCGTTTCCGACCGCGCAAGCGCAGCCAGGCGCACAGGCCCCGCGTTCAACCGAGCAGGTGCCGTCGAGGGGCACACAGGTTCCGCCGGGTGTTGGGCAAACGGCGCACGGAGTTCCGTCGTCCGGTGCGCAAGCCTCGCATCCGTCCGCACAGGTTCCGCCGGGTGCTGGGCAGATGGCGCATGGTGTTCCGCCGTCCGGTGCGCAGGCTCAGCATCCATCCGCACAGGTTCCTCCGGGTGCTGGGCAAATGGCGCACGGAGTTCCGTCGTCCGGTGCGCAGGCTCAGCATCCGTCCGCGCAGATTCCTCCGGGGGCTGGGCAAACGGTGCACGGAGTTCCACCGTTCGGTGCGCAGGCCGCGCATCCGTCCGCACAGGTTCCGTCGGGAGCTGCGTCCTCGGTGCACGGAGTTCCGCCGTTCGGTGCGCAGGTTCCGCCTCCGGCCGGCGGTGCGCGGCCGCTCGCGGGTCAGTCCCCCTCGGGAGTTCAGGCTCCACCTGTGGGCGGCCTCCCGTCGGCACCGCCTCCCGTGCCCGAGCCGCCTCTCTCTCCGCTGTCCTTCTCGGAGGCGCAGGCGGAGCTGGCCCGCAGCTTGGACCGCGAGGACGTGGCTCGCACGGTGCTTCGCTTCGCCGCGGGCAAGTGGCGCCGCAACCTGCTCTTGTCCGTTCAAGGCAGCCTGGTGACGGGCTGGCACGGCATGGGCTCGGGCGTTCGCGAGTCCTCCGTGCGGCGCATCGGCGTGGCGCTTCGGGAGCAGAGCACGTTCCGGCTCGTGCGGGACACGCGCTCGCACTACATCGGCCCCATCCGCAGGGATGGCGCGATGGCCGTGTTCTACAAGCTGCTGGGCGGTGGCTTCCCGACGACGGCGGTCATCCTGCCGCTGCTTGTCCGAGGCAAGGTCGTTCACCTGCTCTACGTGGACAACGGGCCGGACCAGCTCACACCTCCCGACGTGGGAGAGCTGCTGATCCTCTCGCAGAGCGTGGGCCGCTCGTACGAGGCAATGATGAAGCGCCGCAAGGGCACGTAGTCTTCCTTCGAAGCGCTCGGTAGAAGAAGGACGAGGTCACGTCGTGGGACCGGTTGCGACCCACCAAGATGGTGGGCGTGGGTTCACGGGAGCGAGCCTTGGAAGACGACGGCAACCAGTGGACGGGAGCCGAGGAGGCTCGGCTCCGGGACCTCCTGGCCGCGATGGAGGCCGCCAATCAGGGCGACTTCTCCCGTCGCTTGCCTGTCCTTGGAAACCATCCACTGCTGGACCGGCTGGCGGAGACCTTCAACGCGGGAGCCGCCCGGTTCACCTCGCTCACTCAAGCCGTCTCCCGTGTCGCGCATGAAGTGGGCGTGGAGGGGCGGCTCGGGGGGCAGGTCGACGTACCGGAGGACTCGGGAACATGGAGGGACCTTGCGGACGGAGTGAACGTCCTCGCGAACAGTCTCTCGGCGCAGGTCCGGGACCTCATCCGGGTGAGCGGCGCGGTGGCGCGCGGCGACCTGTCGCAGACGTTGACGGTGGAGGTCCATGGCGAGTCGCTGGAGCTGAAGACCATCGTCAACACGATGGTGGAGCGGTTGAGGACGTTCGCGCGGGAGGTGAATCGCGTCGCGCGACAGGTGGGCGTCGAGGGCTCGTCCGAGGACGTGAGCGCGCCCGATGGTCTCTTGGGCGTGTGGAAGGACCTCAACGACAACGTGGGCTTCACGGAGAAGCTGGCGCTCGCGTCGCGGCACAAGAGTGCGTTCCTGGCGAACATCAGCCACGAGCTGCGCACGCCGCTCAACAGCCTGCTCATCCTGGCGAAAATTCTGTCGGAGGACTCGGCCCATCGGCTGGGGCCGAAGGAGGCGGAGTACGCGAGGACGATTCACGCCTCGGGTGTCGACCTGCTCAGCCTCATCAACGACCTGCTCGACCTGTCGAAGGTGGAGGCGGGACAGCTCCGAGTCGAACCCGCAGAGGTGTCGCTGCCGGAAGTGAAGTCGCTCCTCGAGCGAGACTTCCAGCATGTCGCGGAGCAGAAGGGGCTGGGGTACTCGGTCACCCTCGTGGGCGCGTTGCCGCCGAGGGTG is part of the Myxococcus landrumus genome and encodes:
- a CDS encoding general secretion pathway protein GspE, yielding MLAEWEGRGYKPGMRLGEQLLKDGLVTAAALEEALEAQVVHGGRLGTNLVELGLVSEVDLARTLGTLLNCAFASGEMVPDAKALELVPANQADDKELLPMRVDATRLSVAVVNPHDFTTLDAIAFKTGKRVVPVVIPEFRMNQLLRRYAKAFRPLRAIDMNAVRPRPKPGSREEADLVKSREKPPDLMSEEEFQSLYAQALSGGADDEVELGAEEIITGIEVSDAPPAVHGQFASVRAQPQAMQGQPSAGAGRAAPAQHPGAPFAGHAGATVVPSRPPSPAVHAPPVPSPSHGVHAQASGPSPVGPARGGQPPSHAAPAPFPTAQAQPGAQAPRSTEQVPSRGTQVPPGVGQTAHGVPSSGAQASHPSAQVPPGAGQMAHGVPPSGAQAQHPSAQVPPGAGQMAHGVPSSGAQAQHPSAQIPPGAGQTVHGVPPFGAQAAHPSAQVPSGAASSVHGVPPFGAQVPPPAGGARPLAGQSPSGVQAPPVGGLPSAPPPVPEPPLSPLSFSEAQAELARSLDREDVARTVLRFAAGKWRRNLLLSVQGSLVTGWHGMGSGVRESSVRRIGVALREQSTFRLVRDTRSHYIGPIRRDGAMAVFYKLLGGGFPTTAVILPLLVRGKVVHLLYVDNGPDQLTPPDVGELLILSQSVGRSYEAMMKRRKGT
- a CDS encoding ATP-binding response regulator, which encodes MRPTKMVGVGSRERALEDDGNQWTGAEEARLRDLLAAMEAANQGDFSRRLPVLGNHPLLDRLAETFNAGAARFTSLTQAVSRVAHEVGVEGRLGGQVDVPEDSGTWRDLADGVNVLANSLSAQVRDLIRVSGAVARGDLSQTLTVEVHGESLELKTIVNTMVERLRTFAREVNRVARQVGVEGSSEDVSAPDGLLGVWKDLNDNVGFTEKLALASRHKSAFLANISHELRTPLNSLLILAKILSEDSAHRLGPKEAEYARTIHASGVDLLSLINDLLDLSKVEAGQLRVEPAEVSLPEVKSLLERDFQHVAEQKGLGYSVTLVGALPPRVRTDSMRLRQVLKNLLANAFKFTHLGRVELRISQVNPGLFHFENEVLNQAEAVLAFSVVDTGIGIAQDSLQRIFEAFQQAEVSTSRQYGGTGLGLSISRELARLLGGELHVASELGRGSTFTLYLPDIYVEPSAMGARTAERQGAPVELEAVDIPVFGRTDASALVSGALGAMTESALATGSASGLAPGDEVSPAEKMTKRRVLVVDDNIREAFSLISVLESRGLESLHAESASEALRMLWEFPVMDGLLWLTSVAEADYEVLRSLRRDARFGELPIVVVMSQAQDEARTRCLEAGANDCVSRPVDIDQVIALLRRNHRSGKRGEAAR